In Fundulus heteroclitus isolate FHET01 chromosome 18, MU-UCD_Fhet_4.1, whole genome shotgun sequence, a single genomic region encodes these proteins:
- the mrpl28 gene encoding 39S ribosomal protein L28, mitochondrial isoform X1 encodes MPLHKYPPKLWDALRLKQGIYARLPKHYLKSLEQKEPTPVHWRPLGVQHRANPKTGLKERVQDVPIPIYYPPQSQDGLWGGEGWITGYRYANNDKMSNRLKKTWKPQLLKREFYSEILDHKFSITVTPRTLDLIDAAFGFDFYILKTPKEDLNSKLGMDLKRAMLLRLARRDKELYPDDPAKRETIYNRYKQQFEIPEEEAEWVGLTLEEAVEKQRLLEHKEPDPQFKVLVEKLVQELEMKKLMEPHVTEKK; translated from the exons ATGCCCCTTCATAAATACCCCCCTAAATTGTGGGATGCTTTGAGACTAAAGCAGGGCATCTACGCCCGTCTCCCTAAACACTATCTGAAGTCCCTTGAACAAAAAGAGCCCACACCGGTTCACTGGAGGCCCCTCGGGGTCCAGCACAGAGCAAACCCCAAGACTGGGCTGAAGGAGCGCGTGCAGGACGTCCCGATCCCCATCTACTATCCCCCACAGTCCCAGGATGGCCTGTGGGGTGGAGAGGGCTGGATAACTGGCTACAGATATGCCAACAATGACAAG ATGTCCAACCGTCTGAAGAAAACCTGGAAACCACAGCTGCTTAAGAGAGAGTTCTACAGCGAGATCCTGGACCACAAGTTCTCCATCACAGTGACACCTCGCACTCTGGACCTGATCGACGCTGCCTTTGGCTTTGACTTTTATATCCTGAAA ACACCAAAAGAGGACCTGAACTCTAAACTGGGGATGGACCTGAAGAGAGCAATGCTGCTCCGCCTGGCACGCAGAGACAAGGAGCTTTACCCCGACGACCCGGCCAAAAGAGAGACCATCTACAACAGATACAAG caGCAATTTGAGATCCCAGAGGAGGAGGCTGAGTGGGTGGGTCTGACTCTGGAGGAGGCCGTGGAGAAACAGAGGCTGCTGGAGCACAAG GAGCCGGATCCTCAGTTTAAGGTCTTGGTGGAGAAGCTTGTGCAGGAGCTCGAAATGAAGAAGCTTATGGAGCCACATGTTACAGAGAAGAAGTGA
- the mrpl28 gene encoding 39S ribosomal protein L28, mitochondrial isoform X2 produces the protein MPLHKYPPKLWDALRLKQGIYARLPKHYLKSLEQKEPTPVHWRPLGVQHRANPKTGLKERVQDVPIPIYYPPQSQDGLWGGEGWITGYRYANNDKMSNRLKKTWKPQLLKREFYSEILDHKFSITVTPRTLDLIDAAFGFDFYILKTPKEDLNSKLGMDLKRAMLLRLARRDKELYPDDPAKRETIYNRYKQFEIPEEEAEWVGLTLEEAVEKQRLLEHKEPDPQFKVLVEKLVQELEMKKLMEPHVTEKK, from the exons ATGCCCCTTCATAAATACCCCCCTAAATTGTGGGATGCTTTGAGACTAAAGCAGGGCATCTACGCCCGTCTCCCTAAACACTATCTGAAGTCCCTTGAACAAAAAGAGCCCACACCGGTTCACTGGAGGCCCCTCGGGGTCCAGCACAGAGCAAACCCCAAGACTGGGCTGAAGGAGCGCGTGCAGGACGTCCCGATCCCCATCTACTATCCCCCACAGTCCCAGGATGGCCTGTGGGGTGGAGAGGGCTGGATAACTGGCTACAGATATGCCAACAATGACAAG ATGTCCAACCGTCTGAAGAAAACCTGGAAACCACAGCTGCTTAAGAGAGAGTTCTACAGCGAGATCCTGGACCACAAGTTCTCCATCACAGTGACACCTCGCACTCTGGACCTGATCGACGCTGCCTTTGGCTTTGACTTTTATATCCTGAAA ACACCAAAAGAGGACCTGAACTCTAAACTGGGGATGGACCTGAAGAGAGCAATGCTGCTCCGCCTGGCACGCAGAGACAAGGAGCTTTACCCCGACGACCCGGCCAAAAGAGAGACCATCTACAACAGATACAAG CAATTTGAGATCCCAGAGGAGGAGGCTGAGTGGGTGGGTCTGACTCTGGAGGAGGCCGTGGAGAAACAGAGGCTGCTGGAGCACAAG GAGCCGGATCCTCAGTTTAAGGTCTTGGTGGAGAAGCTTGTGCAGGAGCTCGAAATGAAGAAGCTTATGGAGCCACATGTTACAGAGAAGAAGTGA